One part of the Caproiciproducens sp. CPB-2 genome encodes these proteins:
- a CDS encoding extracellular solute-binding protein, translated as MPGFWKKTGCLLTAAALMMTFAAGCSGSAGTASAENKIITYGQPDDWANWKEMFATFNEKYGTTHTDTDMSSAEEIQKFGAEKNNPVADTAEVGMMWGPVAVQQGVTMPYKHANWDKIGDWAKDKDGNWSGLYVGVPVFLVNTDIVKNVPKSWNDLLKSDYKDMVCMSNPQTSGSGQNMVLAASYALGGSVTNLDASMSYFSKLQKAGNIKNISVSVATLQKGEVPIYIVYDFLAKGYQEQLKGQANFSIVFPEEGSIWAPGALIINKWSPHPDNAKKFADFVSSDEGQLIFAKGYARPIRYVEGNLQIPDEIKSKMLPDSFYTNCGKPTEWDKVAPDVIAARWTKEVLGQ; from the coding sequence ATGCCAGGATTTTGGAAAAAGACCGGCTGTCTGCTGACGGCCGCAGCTCTCATGATGACCTTTGCCGCAGGCTGCTCCGGCAGCGCGGGGACGGCTTCAGCCGAGAACAAGATTATTACTTATGGACAGCCCGACGATTGGGCAAACTGGAAGGAAATGTTCGCGACCTTCAATGAAAAATACGGAACCACGCACACCGACACCGATATGTCGAGTGCCGAAGAGATTCAGAAGTTCGGCGCGGAAAAGAACAATCCTGTTGCGGACACGGCCGAAGTCGGCATGATGTGGGGACCGGTCGCCGTGCAGCAGGGCGTTACCATGCCGTATAAACACGCGAACTGGGATAAGATCGGCGACTGGGCCAAGGATAAGGACGGAAACTGGTCCGGGCTGTACGTCGGGGTCCCCGTGTTTTTGGTGAACACGGATATCGTCAAGAATGTTCCGAAGTCATGGAACGATTTGCTGAAGAGCGATTACAAAGACATGGTCTGCATGTCAAACCCGCAGACATCGGGCTCCGGACAAAATATGGTTCTGGCTGCGTCGTACGCTCTGGGCGGAAGCGTCACCAATCTTGACGCGTCCATGTCCTATTTTTCGAAGCTCCAGAAAGCGGGCAACATCAAGAATATCTCCGTGTCCGTCGCAACACTGCAAAAAGGAGAGGTTCCGATTTACATTGTCTACGATTTCCTGGCGAAAGGGTATCAGGAACAGCTGAAAGGGCAGGCGAATTTCTCCATCGTGTTCCCGGAGGAAGGATCTATCTGGGCGCCGGGTGCATTGATCATCAATAAATGGTCGCCTCACCCTGACAACGCGAAAAAATTCGCGGATTTTGTATCATCGGACGAAGGACAGCTGATTTTTGCAAAAGGGTATGCGCGCCCGATCCGCTATGTGGAAGGCAACCTGCAGATCCCGGATGAAATTAAAAGCAAGATGCTTCCAGACAGCTTTTACACGAACTGCGGGAAACCGACCGAATGGGACAAGGTGGCGCCGGATGTGATCGCAGCCAGGTGGACAAAGGAGGTTTTGGGACAGTAA
- a CDS encoding ABC transporter permease, whose translation MVKMEQEQSLKSRKRHVGGALPYLLALPYLIICALFLVFPVISIIVHSFDSGLNGWIAVARNSTYVRAFRGSFLLAFWTTAEAAVIGGLLALFWAPKLSKHSWFLAFVNFGAHNGGVSLAFSFIATLGTNGMLSLLLKHIGIGMLADFKLVSLSGLHWAYLSFLVPFMCLIFMPAVGCLKPEWFAAARTLGAGKLRYFLKIAGPVLLPSFLSSTTLVFLQAMGTYATAQAITDNRINLITLQIGYLMQMSVFNRSDADILSVVLLLIMIVTTCIYDVFNKRASKWIG comes from the coding sequence ATGGTCAAAATGGAGCAGGAACAGAGTCTCAAAAGCCGGAAACGGCATGTTGGAGGAGCCCTCCCGTACCTCCTCGCATTGCCCTACCTCATCATCTGTGCCCTGTTTTTGGTTTTCCCTGTGATCTCCATCATCGTTCACAGCTTTGACAGCGGTCTGAACGGCTGGATTGCCGTTGCGCGCAACAGCACTTACGTCAGGGCTTTTCGGGGCAGCTTCCTTCTCGCTTTTTGGACGACGGCGGAAGCTGCCGTCATCGGGGGGCTGCTTGCCCTGTTCTGGGCGCCAAAGCTGTCCAAGCACAGCTGGTTCCTTGCCTTTGTTAATTTTGGCGCCCACAACGGCGGTGTGAGCCTTGCGTTCTCGTTTATAGCGACGCTGGGAACAAACGGGATGCTGTCCCTGCTGCTGAAACATATCGGAATCGGGATGCTTGCCGATTTTAAGCTGGTAAGCCTTTCCGGGCTTCACTGGGCCTATCTTTCCTTTCTGGTTCCGTTTATGTGCCTGATTTTTATGCCGGCAGTGGGATGCCTGAAACCGGAGTGGTTCGCAGCCGCCCGCACCCTGGGCGCCGGAAAGCTCCGCTATTTTCTGAAAATTGCGGGTCCGGTTCTGCTTCCCTCGTTTCTCTCCTCCACCACACTTGTTTTTCTTCAGGCAATGGGAACTTACGCCACTGCCCAGGCCATCACCGACAACCGCATCAACCTGATTACGCTTCAAATCGGCTATTTAATGCAGATGTCCGTTTTTAACCGGTCCGACGCGGATATTCTTTCGGTGGTGCTGCTTTTAATTATGATCGTTACAACCTGTATTTATGATGTTTTTAATAAGAGGGCTTCAAAATGGATTGGATAA
- a CDS encoding ABC transporter permease, with product MDWIKTGGSSDTRPISRKAKRDRWERIGFSAVSIFFLLYLGIPILATVLFSLSGKWTDTVLPQSWSLNAYSIIFASDEFYSSLFRTIFLCLVVAVLEVAVTIPAVFAIKIGNEGLGRLIQILSIIPIALPAVVLALGSVKFYGATVPALLGTPALLIGVQAAFGLPFVYWTILNAFQAVDVVELYNAARTLRCGTLEFIIRIMIPSLKKGIVIAGVIAFASTFDNFALQQLIVGAGWETFAMYQYKYFTMDGHVVSTLSVIGMLIIFIMSWIAGFQSKAKGERKEEDAL from the coding sequence ATGGATTGGATAAAAACCGGAGGATCTTCCGATACGCGGCCGATTTCCCGGAAAGCTAAGCGTGACAGGTGGGAACGGATCGGGTTTTCTGCGGTTTCGATTTTCTTCCTGCTGTATCTTGGCATTCCGATCCTTGCAACGGTGCTGTTTTCCCTGTCGGGAAAGTGGACCGACACCGTCCTGCCGCAGTCATGGTCGCTGAATGCCTATTCCATAATTTTCGCCAGCGATGAATTTTACTCGTCTCTGTTCCGAACGATTTTTCTTTGCCTGGTTGTGGCGGTCCTGGAGGTCGCTGTGACAATCCCCGCCGTCTTCGCAATCAAAATTGGAAACGAAGGCCTTGGAAGGCTGATTCAAATACTTTCCATTATTCCAATAGCCCTGCCGGCGGTGGTGCTGGCTCTGGGTTCCGTCAAGTTTTACGGCGCGACGGTCCCCGCCCTGCTTGGCACCCCCGCCCTCCTGATTGGGGTTCAAGCCGCGTTCGGTCTGCCGTTCGTGTACTGGACGATCTTAAATGCATTTCAGGCTGTCGATGTGGTGGAGCTCTACAACGCCGCGAGGACTCTCCGGTGCGGAACTTTGGAATTTATCATCCGGATTATGATACCCTCGCTGAAAAAAGGGATCGTCATTGCAGGAGTCATCGCCTTTGCGAGTACGTTTGATAATTTCGCGCTCCAGCAGCTGATTGTGGGAGCCGGCTGGGAGACCTTTGCGATGTATCAGTATAAATACTTTACCATGGACGGGCATGTGGTCAGTACGCTTTCCGTGATTGGAATGCTGATCATCTTTATCATGTCGTGGATTGCGGGTTTCCAAAGCAAAGCAAAAGGAGAAAGGAAGGAGGAAGATGCTCTTTGA
- a CDS encoding ABC transporter ATP-binding protein: MNHLKLTDIEKHYGKVRVLNQINLEISEGKMVCLLGPSGCGKSTLLKIIAGLEMPDGGGIEFKGVDWGGLDAKKRRVGMVFQHYSLFPNLNALQNVAFGLEMKRMPRKQSQKEAEEWLERVGLQDFRNRYPHQMSGGQQQRVALARALAPSPDLLLLDEPLSALDAAVRLSLRGEIRRLQLQLGITAVFVTHDQAEALAIADRVALMREGSIVEYDDPQTMYSNPNCFFTSSFIGVVSVMEGTIASLSPPIAKVCSGMVALPHLDEKKAEIGRKIRIVMHAEDIELSESFSENGQINHLRGQIYNLDFLGKTKRYTIRSSDGNTFFVEVHANGHTDLQIGQTVEMIVRPENMHVFDAQTEESLKNVGGQEKSLGNGLLNTG; the protein is encoded by the coding sequence TTGAATCATCTGAAACTTACGGACATTGAGAAACACTATGGAAAAGTCCGTGTTTTAAATCAAATCAATCTGGAGATCAGCGAGGGCAAAATGGTTTGTTTGCTCGGGCCCAGCGGCTGTGGAAAAAGCACGCTGCTGAAAATTATCGCGGGGCTGGAGATGCCTGACGGCGGCGGCATCGAGTTCAAGGGAGTGGACTGGGGCGGTTTGGACGCCAAAAAACGCCGTGTCGGGATGGTATTTCAGCATTATTCGCTGTTCCCCAATTTAAATGCGCTGCAAAACGTTGCGTTTGGATTGGAAATGAAAAGAATGCCCCGGAAACAGTCCCAAAAGGAAGCGGAAGAATGGCTGGAGAGGGTCGGACTTCAGGACTTCAGAAACCGGTATCCGCATCAAATGAGCGGCGGGCAGCAGCAGCGGGTCGCGCTGGCCAGGGCGCTTGCGCCCAGCCCCGATCTTCTTCTGCTCGACGAACCGCTCAGCGCGCTTGACGCGGCGGTACGGCTTTCGCTGCGCGGCGAAATCCGCAGGCTCCAGCTCCAGCTTGGCATCACGGCTGTTTTTGTGACTCATGACCAGGCGGAGGCTCTTGCGATTGCCGACCGGGTGGCGCTCATGCGGGAAGGTTCCATCGTGGAATATGACGACCCGCAGACCATGTATTCCAATCCGAATTGTTTTTTTACATCTTCGTTTATCGGGGTGGTTTCCGTTATGGAGGGTACGATCGCATCCCTTAGTCCCCCCATTGCGAAAGTATGCAGCGGTATGGTCGCATTGCCGCACCTTGACGAGAAAAAAGCGGAGATCGGCAGAAAAATCCGAATTGTCATGCATGCCGAGGACATAGAGCTTTCCGAAAGTTTCAGTGAAAACGGGCAGATCAACCATCTGCGGGGACAAATCTACAATTTGGATTTTCTCGGAAAGACGAAAAGATATACCATCCGTTCGTCCGATGGAAACACTTTTTTTGTTGAGGTACACGCCAACGGACATACGGATCTTCAGATCGGCCAGACGGTGGAAATGATCGTCAGGCCCGAGAATATGCATGTCTTTGATGCGCAGACCGAAGAATCCCTGAAGAATGTCGGCGGGCAGGAAAAAAGCCTTGGGAACGGATTGCTGAATACTGGATGA
- a CDS encoding alkaline phosphatase family protein — protein MLFVLIDGLNAETAFRHMGFMEHLVEARIASKYVVRSELPSVSRPLYEVLMTGTPVSVNQIASNETIRKSTQENLFQMSVDAGIATAAAAYYFFSELYLHAPFHPLTDRFHSDSSSAIQNAMFYYDDSYPDSHLFLDADELIIRHNPGFILVHPMSVDYVGHQFGGESGEYCKAAFNVDCILSQFLLKWSEEGYSVIITADHGMGRDRIHGGTSAEERMVPMYIISDQVDAADYSDQAVAQLHIAPLVCKLLGLPLSERMIEPKIPGLHSAV, from the coding sequence GTGCTTTTTGTTCTAATCGATGGTCTGAACGCGGAAACAGCGTTTCGTCATATGGGTTTTATGGAGCATCTCGTGGAGGCGCGCATAGCGTCGAAGTATGTTGTCAGGTCGGAACTCCCATCGGTTTCCCGGCCGTTATATGAGGTCCTTATGACCGGAACGCCGGTATCCGTCAATCAGATCGCTTCAAATGAAACAATCCGAAAATCCACTCAGGAAAATCTTTTCCAGATGTCGGTGGATGCCGGTATTGCGACTGCCGCCGCCGCTTATTATTTTTTCAGCGAACTATATCTTCATGCCCCGTTCCATCCGCTGACGGACCGGTTCCACAGTGATTCCTCATCGGCGATCCAGAACGCCATGTTTTATTATGACGACAGCTACCCGGATTCCCATCTGTTTCTTGACGCGGATGAACTGATCATCCGCCATAACCCGGGATTTATTCTGGTGCATCCCATGAGTGTGGATTACGTCGGCCATCAATTCGGCGGGGAGAGCGGAGAGTACTGCAAGGCGGCTTTTAACGTTGATTGTATCCTGTCCCAGTTTCTGCTCAAATGGTCTGAAGAGGGATACAGCGTGATCATAACCGCTGACCATGGGATGGGCAGGGACAGAATCCATGGAGGAACCAGCGCAGAGGAAAGAATGGTTCCAATGTATATCATCAGCGACCAAGTCGATGCGGCGGATTACAGCGATCAGGCGGTGGCCCAGCTGCATATTGCACCCCTTGTCTGTAAATTGCTGGGGCTGCCTCTTTCGGAACGCATGATTGAACCAAAGATTCCCGGCCTGCATTCGGCTGTCTGA
- a CDS encoding GNAT family N-acetyltransferase encodes MELIVKRFEELTVEELYEILKIRVAVFVVEQNCPYQEIDGKDKRSFHVYLKDDDGIQAYLRVVDKGVSYNEVSIGRVIAVKRRHGIGSEILSEGIKVAKNKLKATAIRIEAQTYAKGFYEKQGFKQVSGIFLEDGIPHIQMILDCVSPTL; translated from the coding sequence ATGGAGCTTATAGTAAAAAGATTTGAAGAGTTAACAGTTGAGGAATTGTACGAGATTCTTAAGATAAGAGTTGCCGTATTTGTTGTTGAACAAAATTGTCCGTATCAGGAGATCGATGGCAAGGATAAACGATCATTTCATGTGTATTTAAAAGATGATGATGGAATACAGGCATACTTAAGAGTTGTTGATAAAGGTGTGTCCTATAATGAGGTATCGATTGGCCGAGTGATTGCCGTGAAAAGACGGCATGGCATAGGCAGCGAAATTCTCTCAGAAGGGATAAAGGTTGCGAAAAACAAATTGAAGGCGACTGCTATAAGAATAGAAGCGCAAACATATGCAAAAGGATTTTATGAAAAGCAAGGATTCAAACAGGTTTCAGGAATATTTCTTGAGGATGGAATCCCTCACATCCAGATGATACTTGATTGCGTCTCCCCTACCCTTTGA
- a CDS encoding GNAT family N-acetyltransferase yields MPKGKTLEDKYYIGFYKDGSLVAIMDLISGYPNSKTAFIGFFMTDQQVQGKGVGTAIITEVCHYLKETGFSAAKLAYVRGNYQSEAFWIRNHFEKTGVEVPAESYVLVGMQRYL; encoded by the coding sequence TTGCCAAAGGGTAAAACCCTGGAAGATAAATATTACATTGGCTTTTATAAAGATGGATCGCTTGTCGCAATAATGGATTTGATATCCGGGTATCCCAATTCGAAAACAGCATTTATAGGTTTCTTTATGACGGATCAGCAAGTGCAGGGAAAAGGCGTCGGGACCGCCATCATTACAGAAGTTTGTCATTACCTCAAAGAAACGGGCTTTTCTGCTGCAAAGCTTGCATATGTTAGAGGGAATTATCAAAGCGAAGCATTTTGGATCAGAAATCATTTTGAAAAAACGGGCGTCGAAGTGCCCGCAGAAAGTTATGTACTTGTGGGAATGCAAAGATATTTGTAG
- a CDS encoding CPBP family intramembrane glutamic endopeptidase, translating into MESEIEAKNFRTTVTKVALCLILSDVFIQMVLAPVVYKIILAAGGTTNGLPSRVIWVATGYMFNFLVVFPLIGKILHIHLLHLWNSAKVDVKNMKYYIPVEYTFAAIGLFLFCIPLSALFQRAGLQSPSHSEIGSNGPFLLTILLIVIGVFIAPLSEEILCRGLLLSAFAPYGKCFAIIMSSVFFSLGHGNFTQLFQTFLFGLVLAYVTLETGSIKSAYILHVINNGLTLIPNTIAIYVIIAILGGIGIWVLIKKRQMILKNLRKEKENFVPVEHRIRRFFSNPLMLFYLIYLIAKLILSVQPL; encoded by the coding sequence ATGGAGTCGGAAATTGAGGCAAAAAATTTCAGGACCACAGTGACGAAAGTTGCGTTGTGTCTGATTTTATCTGACGTCTTCATCCAGATGGTGTTGGCGCCAGTAGTTTATAAAATAATTTTAGCGGCAGGCGGTACTACAAATGGGTTACCTTCCAGAGTCATATGGGTGGCTACTGGGTATATGTTTAACTTTCTTGTTGTTTTTCCGCTGATTGGAAAAATTCTACATATTCATTTACTGCACCTTTGGAATAGCGCTAAAGTTGACGTAAAGAATATGAAGTATTATATTCCAGTAGAATATACCTTTGCAGCTATTGGCCTGTTTTTGTTTTGTATACCCCTTTCTGCCCTGTTTCAGCGAGCCGGTCTTCAGTCACCATCACATTCTGAAATAGGTAGCAACGGGCCCTTTTTACTTACTATTTTGCTGATAGTCATTGGGGTTTTTATTGCTCCACTGTCAGAAGAAATACTTTGCAGGGGGCTGTTGCTTTCTGCTTTTGCTCCATATGGGAAATGTTTTGCTATCATCATGTCTTCTGTTTTTTTCTCACTCGGTCACGGAAATTTCACCCAACTCTTTCAAACATTTCTTTTTGGGCTTGTACTTGCATATGTTACATTGGAAACCGGAAGTATAAAAAGCGCCTATATCCTGCACGTCATCAATAACGGTTTGACCTTAATTCCCAATACCATCGCCATTTATGTTATTATTGCAATTTTAGGAGGCATTGGTATTTGGGTGCTGATAAAAAAGCGGCAGATGATTCTAAAAAACTTGCGTAAGGAGAAGGAAAATTTTGTTCCCGTGGAACATCGCATCCGCAGATTTTTTAGCAATCCATTGATGCTGTTCTATCTTATTTACTTGATCGCCAAGCTAATTCTTTCCGTGCAGCCGTTATGA
- a CDS encoding N-acetyltransferase encodes MENIITVTADNIDREHICCAISDKKGETCVSSKKAWMRERFADGLVFRKLNVRGKVFIEYIPAEKAWCPIGAPGYMHVNCFWVSGQYKGKGYADRLLEECIQDAKSKGCCGLTVVASEKKRPFLSDPDYLKHKGFSAADTAAPFFVLYCLPFTGNAPVPRFRDCAKQGKIAEKGMVLYYTNQCPHTDKYVPIIVSLAKERGAEISVHKIATTGQAQSAPTPFTTYSFFYDGKFVTNEILGPAKFEKFLDQRNFS; translated from the coding sequence ATGGAAAACATCATCACCGTAACAGCGGACAACATTGATCGCGAGCATATCTGCTGCGCCATCTCCGACAAGAAGGGCGAAACCTGTGTATCCTCCAAAAAGGCGTGGATGAGAGAACGCTTTGCGGATGGCCTGGTGTTCCGGAAGCTAAATGTCCGGGGGAAGGTGTTTATTGAGTACATCCCCGCAGAGAAGGCATGGTGCCCCATCGGTGCACCGGGGTATATGCACGTCAACTGCTTTTGGGTTTCGGGGCAGTATAAGGGAAAGGGCTACGCCGACCGTCTGTTGGAGGAGTGCATTCAGGATGCCAAATCCAAAGGCTGCTGCGGCCTCACTGTTGTCGCCTCGGAGAAAAAACGTCCATTCCTGTCCGACCCGGATTATCTGAAACACAAAGGCTTTTCAGCTGCCGATACCGCTGCGCCCTTTTTTGTTCTCTACTGCCTGCCGTTTACCGGGAACGCTCCTGTTCCGAGGTTCAGGGACTGCGCAAAGCAGGGCAAAATCGCCGAAAAGGGCATGGTGCTGTACTACACCAACCAGTGTCCGCACACCGACAAATATGTGCCGATCATCGTCAGCCTTGCGAAGGAACGCGGAGCGGAAATCAGCGTCCACAAGATCGCGACGACCGGGCAGGCACAATCTGCCCCCACGCCCTTTACCACCTACAGCTTTTTCTATGACGGCAAGTTTGTGACCAACGAGATTTTGGGACCGGCAAAATTTGAAAAATTTCTCGATCAGAGGAACTTTAGCTGA
- a CDS encoding MBOAT family O-acyltransferase: protein MSFISLEFFLFFSVSTVVYFVLPHKFRWIWLLAASYFFYMCYHPWYAIFLGVSTLVTYASGLLIGESARLADPGRAARQKKIWVALSFFINIGILSVFKYLNLFSQIGAGILSLTGVPVAAAHFDLLLPVGISFYTFQALSYTVDVYRGDVPPERHLGKYALFVSFFPQITSGPIEKSKNFLRQLDEVHIFDYDRARRGVLLMLWGYFQKMVVADRLGVLVDTVYGKPAQYYGLASIVAVVFYTFQIYCDFAGYTNIAIGAAEVMGFRLTTNFDRPYFSRSIQEFWRRWHISLGSWFKDYLYIPLGGSRCSAFRRCLNLMTVFVVCGLWHGDSVNFLIWGALHGFYQVVGLLSKRLRKNARERLGIGESSAWYRALQTAFTFLLVSFAWIFFRAETLPDAAAMIGNLFRFNPASLWDGSLFSLGLTQPEFLAAVLGILVVAAVDFIKRKWDLRSAVLGSNAAVRWSVYLTAALTLAVFGTYGSEYNAQQFIYSKF from the coding sequence TTGTCGTTCATCTCGCTGGAGTTTTTTCTGTTCTTTTCTGTCTCGACGGTGGTATATTTTGTCCTCCCCCACAAATTCCGGTGGATTTGGCTGCTCGCGGCCAGTTATTTTTTTTACATGTGTTATCATCCGTGGTACGCCATCTTTCTGGGCGTTTCCACGCTGGTCACCTACGCGAGCGGGTTGCTGATCGGGGAATCCGCCCGGCTGGCGGATCCCGGCAGAGCGGCGCGGCAGAAGAAAATCTGGGTCGCCCTGAGCTTCTTCATCAATATCGGTATTTTATCCGTCTTCAAATATCTGAACCTGTTCAGTCAGATCGGCGCGGGCATCCTTTCCCTGACGGGTGTTCCCGTGGCCGCGGCGCATTTCGACCTGCTGCTGCCGGTGGGAATCTCCTTCTACACCTTTCAGGCTCTGAGCTACACCGTGGACGTTTACAGAGGGGACGTTCCGCCGGAACGGCATCTGGGAAAATACGCGCTGTTTGTTTCCTTCTTCCCGCAGATCACTTCCGGCCCGATCGAGAAATCGAAGAACTTCCTCCGCCAGCTGGACGAGGTACATATTTTTGATTACGACCGGGCCAGAAGAGGCGTCCTGCTGATGCTGTGGGGCTATTTTCAGAAAATGGTCGTAGCGGACCGGCTCGGAGTTCTGGTTGATACGGTATACGGAAAGCCGGCGCAGTACTACGGACTCGCCTCCATCGTTGCCGTCGTCTTTTACACGTTCCAGATCTACTGCGATTTTGCCGGCTATACCAATATCGCCATCGGTGCGGCGGAAGTGATGGGCTTCCGGCTGACCACCAATTTCGACCGGCCGTATTTTTCAAGGTCGATTCAGGAGTTCTGGCGGCGCTGGCATATTTCGCTGGGCTCCTGGTTCAAGGATTACCTGTATATCCCGCTCGGCGGGAGCCGGTGCTCCGCGTTCCGCCGCTGCCTGAATCTGATGACCGTGTTTGTGGTCTGCGGCCTCTGGCACGGGGATTCTGTCAACTTTCTGATCTGGGGCGCCCTGCACGGGTTTTATCAGGTGGTCGGGCTGCTGTCGAAGCGGCTGAGAAAAAATGCCCGGGAGCGCTTGGGAATCGGCGAGAGTTCCGCCTGGTACCGGGCTTTGCAGACCGCCTTCACCTTTTTACTGGTCAGCTTTGCATGGATCTTTTTCCGCGCGGAAACGCTGCCCGACGCGGCCGCGATGATCGGGAATCTGTTCCGGTTTAATCCGGCGTCCCTGTGGGACGGCTCCCTTTTCAGCCTCGGCCTCACGCAGCCGGAATTTCTGGCCGCGGTCCTTGGGATTCTCGTCGTGGCAGCGGTGGACTTTATAAAAAGGAAATGGGACCTGCGCAGCGCCGTGCTGGGCAGCAATGCCGCGGTGCGGTGGTCGGTGTATCTGACAGCCGCCCTGACGCTGGCCGTCTTCGGCACTTACGGGTCGGAATATAACGCCCAGCAGTTTATTTATAGCAAGTTTTAG